The Desulfarculaceae bacterium genome window below encodes:
- a CDS encoding sugar ABC transporter ATP-binding protein has protein sequence MSDTLLAATGVTMTFPGVKALDEVSFDLRAGEVHVLFGENGAGKSTLTKILAGSYIPDQGEIFLRGKKVDLKTPTDARRLGVSAVYQEFSLVPQLTVLENLFLGREMTKRGMLDNAGMLAKARESLEDLGFDLDPLANVGQLTRAERQMVEITKAFQEKMSVLILDEPTASLSDKEVARLFEIIRRLTGEGVGVIYISHRIDELKKVGDRISVLRDGMNVATLDMAEADEQKLISLMTGRDFEEIFPVIEHELGPVVLEVDGLTTSSGLHDISFSVRAGEILGIAGLVGAGKSRVGRALYGLEQITGGRIILEGYAVEEPTPRKSLKQGVLYFPADRHKEGLVLCRNVRENQTLAAVPMLEKRGFIDLKREEGLVRALVEKMNVRPARIHQSIVNLSGGNQQKVMLSRGLTREIKVFIFDEASCGIDVGAKREVYLFLKEQAEKGAAVIFISSELPEVLHLSHNILVMHAGGVAKQVPGHQATEEDVLSACFGYDFTNLCNGDSRRSAPPSGAAPVGAPTIEG, from the coding sequence ATGTCCGACACACTGCTCGCGGCCACCGGCGTCACCATGACCTTCCCCGGGGTCAAGGCCCTGGACGAGGTGTCCTTCGACCTCAGAGCCGGAGAGGTGCACGTGCTGTTCGGCGAGAACGGCGCGGGCAAGTCCACCCTCACCAAGATCCTGGCCGGCTCCTACATCCCGGATCAGGGCGAGATATTCCTGCGCGGCAAAAAGGTGGACCTGAAAACCCCCACCGACGCCCGCCGTCTGGGCGTTTCGGCGGTGTATCAGGAGTTCTCCCTGGTGCCCCAGCTCACGGTGCTGGAGAATCTCTTCTTGGGCCGCGAGATGACCAAGCGCGGCATGTTGGACAATGCGGGCATGTTGGCCAAGGCCCGCGAGTCCCTGGAGGACCTGGGCTTCGACCTGGACCCCCTGGCCAACGTGGGCCAGCTCACCCGGGCCGAGCGCCAGATGGTGGAGATCACCAAGGCCTTCCAGGAAAAGATGTCGGTGCTCATTCTGGACGAGCCCACCGCCTCGCTCAGCGACAAGGAGGTGGCTCGCCTTTTTGAGATCATCAGACGCCTCACCGGCGAGGGGGTGGGGGTGATCTACATCTCCCACCGCATCGATGAACTGAAGAAGGTGGGCGACCGCATCAGCGTTCTCCGCGACGGCATGAACGTGGCCACCCTGGACATGGCCGAGGCCGACGAGCAGAAGCTCATCTCCCTGATGACCGGGCGCGACTTCGAAGAAATCTTCCCGGTCATCGAGCATGAGCTGGGCCCGGTGGTCTTGGAGGTGGACGGCCTGACCACCTCCAGCGGCCTGCACGACATCAGCTTTTCGGTGCGCGCCGGTGAGATTCTGGGCATCGCGGGTCTGGTGGGCGCGGGCAAGAGCCGGGTGGGCCGGGCCCTCTACGGCCTGGAGCAGATCACCGGCGGCCGCATCATCCTGGAAGGCTACGCCGTGGAGGAGCCCACCCCGCGCAAGAGCCTCAAGCAGGGGGTGCTCTACTTCCCGGCCGACCGCCACAAGGAGGGCCTGGTGCTCTGCCGCAACGTGCGCGAGAACCAGACCCTGGCCGCGGTGCCCATGCTAGAGAAAAGGGGCTTCATCGACCTGAAGCGCGAAGAAGGCTTGGTGCGGGCCCTGGTGGAAAAAATGAACGTGCGCCCGGCCCGCATCCACCAATCCATCGTCAATTTGAGCGGCGGCAACCAGCAGAAGGTGATGCTCTCCCGGGGCCTGACCCGCGAGATCAAGGTCTTCATCTTCGACGAGGCCTCCTGCGGCATCGACGTGGGGGCCAAGCGCGAGGTCTACCTGTTCCTCAAGGAGCAGGCGGAAAAGGGCGCGGCGGTGATCTTCATCTCCTCTGAGCTGCCCGAGGTACTGCATCTGAGCCACAACATCCTGGTAATGCACGCCGGGGGGGTGGCCAAGCAGGTGCCCGGCCACCAGGCCACCGAAGAGGACGTGCTCAGCGCCTGCTTCGGCTACGACTTCACCAACCTGTGCAACGGCGATTCGAGGCGGTCCGCGCCCCCCAGCGGGGCGGCCCCGGTCGGCGCACCCACAATCGAGGGATAA